In the genome of Pseudomonas putida, one region contains:
- a CDS encoding HIT family protein, protein MFVLDSRLQQDSLVLGDFPLCRLLLSKDANYPWFILVPRRADISELFQLSEADQQQLWKETTYLAEALKDSFAADKLNVATLGNVVSQLHMHVIVRRRDDAAWPAPVWGRVPAIEYTAEQVEAIRQRLRAVLSDDFREV, encoded by the coding sequence GTGTTCGTTCTGGATTCGCGTTTGCAGCAGGATTCCCTGGTGCTGGGAGATTTTCCGTTGTGCCGCTTGCTGCTGAGCAAGGATGCCAACTACCCCTGGTTTATCCTGGTGCCGCGCCGCGCCGATATCAGCGAGCTGTTCCAGTTGAGTGAGGCCGACCAGCAGCAGCTCTGGAAGGAAACCACGTACCTGGCCGAGGCACTCAAGGACAGTTTCGCCGCCGACAAGCTCAACGTCGCGACCTTGGGCAATGTGGTCAGCCAGTTGCACATGCACGTGATCGTGCGTCGACGCGACGATGCAGCCTGGCCTGCGCCAGTGTGGGGGCGGGTACCTGCCATCGAGTATACGGCCGAACAGGTCGAGGCGATCCGTCAGCGTTTGCGGGCGGTGTTGAGCGATGACTTCCGGGAGGTTTGA
- a CDS encoding ribbon-helix-helix domain-containing protein, giving the protein MQQGRQGACQGKWPGKQCIDPFRTDFDMMQVQPVSRSVRLNGFATCLRLEVVYWRILERIAQANQCTVSAVLSYVDREVHLRHGGVRNFSGLVRVICVTWLLDPP; this is encoded by the coding sequence ATGCAACAAGGTAGGCAAGGTGCTTGCCAGGGGAAATGGCCGGGCAAACAGTGCATTGACCCGTTCCGAACAGATTTCGACATGATGCAGGTCCAGCCGGTTTCCCGGTCGGTCCGGCTCAATGGCTTTGCCACCTGCCTGCGGCTGGAAGTGGTCTACTGGCGCATCCTCGAGCGTATCGCCCAGGCCAACCAGTGCACGGTAAGTGCTGTGCTGTCCTATGTGGATCGGGAGGTCCACTTGCGTCATGGCGGGGTTCGTAACTTCAGTGGGTTGGTTCGGGTGATCTGCGTTACCTGGTTGCTCGATCCGCCTTGA
- a CDS encoding potassium transporter Kup codes for MVQASSHAEGGQGATRSLGLLVAAVGVVYGDIGTSPLYTLKEVFTGGYGVQVNHDGVLGILSLILWSLLWVVSFKYVMFILRADNQGEGGTMALTALARRATASYPRLRALMVGCGLVGASLFYGDSMITPAVSVLSAVEGMGLAFDGIDHWVVPVSLVVLVALFLVQKHGTEKIGKLFGPIMVTWFVVLGALGVHGIAQSPEVLKAFNPGWALNFFIVHPGIGVAILGAVVLALTGAEALYADMGHFGRKPIARAWFALVLPALVLNYFGQGAILLQNPEAARNPFYLLAPSWALLPLVGLATLATVIASQAVISGAFSLTRQAIQLGYIPRMQIQHTSSDEQGQIYISAVNWTLMVGVVLLVIGFESSGALAAAYGVAVTGTMLMTTILVSAVMLLLWKWPPMLTVPILLGFLLVDGLFFAANVPKIVQGGAFPVLAGIVLFVLMSTWKRGKQILVDRIDEGALPLPVFISSIRVQPPHRVEGTAVFLTARADAVPHALLHNMLHNQVLHSQVVLLTVVSEDRPRVPEHERFEVEAYGDGFFRVLLHFGFMDEPDVPAALKLCHLDELDFSPMRTTYFLSRETVIASRLEGMARWRGNLFAFLLKNANGNLRFFNLPLNRVIELGTQVEI; via the coding sequence ATGGTTCAGGCAAGCAGTCACGCCGAAGGCGGGCAGGGGGCGACACGTTCGCTGGGCCTGCTCGTCGCAGCGGTTGGGGTGGTGTATGGCGATATCGGTACCAGTCCGTTGTATACCCTCAAAGAGGTCTTCACCGGCGGGTATGGCGTACAGGTCAACCATGATGGTGTGCTGGGTATCCTGTCGCTGATCCTGTGGTCGCTGTTGTGGGTGGTCTCGTTCAAGTACGTGATGTTCATCCTGCGGGCCGACAACCAGGGCGAAGGCGGCACCATGGCGTTGACTGCGCTGGCGCGCCGGGCCACGGCCAGCTATCCGAGGCTCAGGGCGCTGATGGTCGGATGCGGCCTGGTCGGTGCCTCGTTGTTCTACGGCGACAGCATGATCACCCCGGCAGTGTCGGTGCTCTCGGCGGTGGAAGGCATGGGCCTTGCTTTTGACGGGATCGATCATTGGGTGGTGCCGGTCTCCCTGGTGGTGCTGGTGGCATTGTTCCTGGTGCAAAAGCATGGCACCGAGAAGATCGGCAAGCTGTTCGGGCCGATCATGGTCACCTGGTTCGTAGTGCTGGGGGCGCTCGGGGTGCACGGCATTGCGCAGAGCCCGGAAGTGCTCAAGGCGTTCAACCCGGGCTGGGCGCTGAACTTCTTCATCGTTCACCCGGGCATAGGTGTGGCGATCCTCGGTGCTGTGGTGCTGGCGCTGACCGGTGCCGAGGCGCTGTACGCCGACATGGGGCACTTCGGCCGCAAACCGATCGCCCGGGCCTGGTTCGCGCTGGTGCTGCCGGCCTTGGTGCTCAATTATTTCGGACAGGGCGCGATACTGCTGCAGAACCCGGAGGCTGCGCGCAACCCCTTCTACCTGCTGGCGCCGAGCTGGGCGCTGTTGCCGCTGGTGGGGCTGGCCACCCTGGCCACGGTGATCGCGTCCCAGGCGGTGATTTCCGGTGCCTTTTCCCTGACTCGCCAGGCCATCCAGCTCGGTTACATCCCGCGTATGCAGATCCAGCACACCTCCAGCGACGAGCAGGGGCAGATCTACATCAGTGCGGTGAACTGGACCCTGATGGTCGGTGTCGTGCTACTGGTGATCGGCTTCGAGTCGTCCGGTGCGCTGGCCGCAGCCTATGGCGTAGCGGTGACCGGGACCATGCTGATGACCACCATCCTGGTATCGGCGGTGATGCTGCTGCTGTGGAAATGGCCGCCGATGCTGACGGTGCCGATTCTGCTGGGCTTTTTGTTGGTCGATGGACTGTTCTTCGCCGCCAACGTGCCGAAAATCGTGCAGGGCGGTGCGTTCCCGGTGTTGGCGGGGATCGTGCTGTTCGTCCTGATGAGTACCTGGAAGCGTGGCAAGCAGATTCTGGTCGACCGTATCGATGAGGGGGCCCTGCCGCTGCCGGTCTTCATCAGCAGCATACGCGTACAGCCGCCGCATCGGGTCGAGGGCACGGCAGTGTTCCTCACTGCGCGTGCGGACGCTGTGCCTCATGCGCTGTTGCACAACATGTTGCATAACCAGGTGCTGCACAGCCAGGTGGTGCTGTTGACAGTGGTCAGCGAAGACCGGCCGCGGGTGCCGGAACACGAGCGGTTCGAAGTGGAGGCCTATGGCGACGGGTTCTTCCGCGTGCTACTGCACTTTGGCTTCATGGATGAACCGGACGTACCGGCGGCACTGAAATTGTGCCATCTGGACGAACTCGATTTCAGTCCGATGCGCACCACCTACTTCCTCAGCCGCGAGACGGTGATCGCCTCGCGGTTGGAGGGAATGGCGCGGTGGCGGGGCAACCTCTTCGCATTCCTGCTCAAGAACGCCAACGGTAACCTGCGGTTCTTCAACCTGCCGCTCAATCGCGTGATCGAACTGGGAACACAGGTCGAGATCTGA
- a CDS encoding cold-shock protein has product MFKIVHLVTGVAALLLSLIPSLKTDATPFLEQPEAVYLALLGLLNLLLAPALPLYYKGARQQLQSLACALLVLAVILQTIAVLARPELGDLPALLCATLAVALHLGTGFARSITKPRTSQGIPQDAGKRDTGTVKWFNTSKGFGFISRDSGDDIFVHFRAIRGEGHRVLVEGQRVEFSVMHRDKGLQAEDVVAVSRR; this is encoded by the coding sequence ATGTTCAAGATCGTCCATCTGGTGACGGGCGTGGCAGCTTTGCTGCTGTCGCTCATACCCAGCCTGAAAACCGATGCAACCCCGTTCCTGGAGCAACCTGAAGCCGTCTACCTGGCTTTGCTCGGCCTGCTCAACCTGCTGCTGGCACCTGCGCTGCCGCTCTACTACAAAGGCGCCCGCCAACAACTGCAATCGCTGGCGTGCGCGTTGCTGGTGCTGGCCGTGATCCTGCAGACCATCGCCGTGCTGGCGCGCCCGGAGCTGGGCGACCTGCCGGCCCTGCTCTGCGCAACGCTGGCCGTCGCCTTGCACCTTGGCACAGGCTTCGCCCGCAGCATCACGAAACCGCGCACCAGCCAAGGCATCCCTCAAGATGCGGGCAAACGAGATACCGGCACGGTGAAGTGGTTCAACACCTCCAAGGGCTTCGGCTTTATTTCCCGTGACTCCGGCGACGATATCTTCGTGCACTTTCGCGCGATACGCGGCGAGGGCCATCGCGTGCTGGTAGAAGGGCAGCGCGTTGAGTTCTCGGTGATGCACCGCGACAAGGGCCTGCAGGCCGAAGACGTGGTCGCGGTTTCTCGCCGCTGA
- a CDS encoding OprD family porin: protein MRVMKWSMIALAVAAGTSQLAVASSQDEAKGFVDDSKLTVKMRNLYFSRDRRDSESPANKAAGLRHDVREWGQGFVGTFESGFTQGTVGVGFDAIGMLGIKLDSGRGYSGSGLFPTGSDNRSQDDYSKAGGAVKFRISDTVLKVGDQFTAMPVFATDDSRLLPEIAQGALVTSNEIKGLTLQAGRFTSITAQDQSDRDSISDGVGRRGLKSADVFGGTYAFTDNLSTTLYYSKVEDYWRKYYGNLNWALPISDSQGLVFDFNIYDTKSEGDDLYRATADGDKLDNRAYSLSGAYNIGAHTFTLAYQKITGDGEYAYGIDGGGSIFLANSVARSDFNAEDEKSWQVRYDLNFAEYGIPGLTFMANYVRGTDANTGETNNGKEWERDVSVKYVLQEGPAKDLSFRVRQATYRSSDKVYSGSLDELRLIVEYPLSIL from the coding sequence ATGCGCGTGATGAAGTGGAGCATGATCGCCCTGGCCGTTGCGGCAGGGACCTCGCAGTTGGCAGTAGCTTCTTCGCAGGATGAAGCCAAGGGCTTTGTCGATGACAGCAAACTGACCGTCAAGATGCGTAACCTGTACTTCAGCCGTGACCGCCGCGACAGCGAGTCGCCTGCGAACAAAGCTGCAGGTCTGCGCCACGACGTGCGCGAATGGGGCCAAGGCTTCGTCGGCACCTTCGAGTCGGGCTTCACCCAAGGGACCGTCGGCGTGGGCTTCGACGCCATCGGCATGCTGGGCATCAAGCTCGACAGCGGCCGCGGCTATTCGGGTTCGGGCCTGTTCCCAACCGGTTCCGATAATCGCTCCCAGGACGATTATTCCAAAGCGGGCGGCGCGGTTAAGTTCCGTATTTCCGACACCGTGCTGAAAGTGGGTGACCAGTTCACCGCCATGCCGGTCTTCGCGACCGACGACAGCCGCCTGCTGCCTGAAATTGCACAAGGCGCGCTCGTCACCAGCAACGAAATCAAAGGTCTGACCCTGCAAGCCGGTCGCTTCACCAGCATCACCGCACAGGACCAGAGCGACCGCGACAGCATCAGCGATGGTGTCGGCCGCCGCGGCTTGAAGAGCGCCGATGTCTTTGGTGGCACTTACGCCTTTACCGACAACCTGAGCACCACTCTCTACTACTCCAAGGTCGAGGACTACTGGCGCAAGTACTACGGCAACCTCAACTGGGCACTGCCGATCTCCGATTCGCAAGGTCTGGTGTTCGACTTCAACATCTATGACACCAAGAGCGAAGGCGACGACCTGTATCGTGCTACAGCGGACGGCGACAAGCTCGACAACCGCGCTTACAGCCTCTCCGGCGCCTACAACATTGGCGCACACACCTTCACCCTGGCCTACCAGAAGATCACCGGCGACGGTGAATACGCCTACGGCATCGACGGCGGCGGCTCCATCTTCCTGGCCAACTCCGTTGCCCGTTCCGACTTCAACGCCGAAGACGAGAAGTCCTGGCAAGTTCGCTACGACCTGAACTTCGCCGAATACGGCATCCCAGGCCTGACCTTCATGGCCAACTATGTCCGCGGTACCGACGCGAACACCGGCGAGACCAACAACGGCAAAGAGTGGGAACGCGACGTATCCGTCAAGTACGTGCTGCAGGAAGGCCCTGCCAAGGACCTGAGCTTCCGCGTCCGCCAAGCCACCTACCGCTCTTCCGACAAGGTTTACTCCGGCTCGCTGGACGAACTGCGCCTGATCGTCGAGTACCCGCTGAGCATCCTGTAA
- a CDS encoding virulence factor family protein translates to MIRRYWLYLTGPLLLALMAGAAAFWLWTRPAPEARLEHLTLTDGSSLVRAVPGVHAKTHVAIAVPQDQALSDKQLLDLSQAGEAQLVQVILPPSDCAKQQQALDQAIGELASPPNLVAGIGPGAAQAWRWLATQSDDKARAISVDFTLDQPGCQPLPKSAAHGHWNVAWNDNPDDASAAFVRDQANAETSIADYDIHLPQVLKAQLAQALVGKDGNALSIPVVEVPAGQTTDTVTLFLSGDGGWRDLDRDVAGEMAKLGYPVVGIDTLRYYWQHKTPEQSAADLSELMQHYRQKWGTKRFVLTGYSFGADVLPAIYNRLPDEDKQRIDAVILLAFARSGSFEIQVEGWLGKEGQEAPTGPEMARLPAPKVVCVYGVEETDESGCTDKTAVGERLKLPGGHHFDENYPALAKRLISEIETRQGKSNVAEQN, encoded by the coding sequence ATGATCCGACGCTATTGGCTTTACCTGACTGGCCCCTTGCTCCTGGCCTTGATGGCCGGTGCCGCGGCTTTCTGGCTGTGGACCCGCCCTGCGCCCGAGGCCCGGCTGGAACACCTGACCCTGACCGATGGCAGCAGCCTGGTGCGCGCCGTACCGGGTGTACACGCCAAAACCCACGTGGCCATTGCCGTACCCCAGGATCAGGCATTGAGCGACAAGCAACTGCTGGACCTGAGCCAGGCCGGCGAGGCCCAACTGGTCCAGGTGATCCTGCCGCCCAGTGACTGTGCCAAGCAGCAGCAGGCCCTGGACCAGGCCATTGGCGAGCTGGCCTCGCCGCCCAACCTGGTGGCCGGTATCGGCCCAGGCGCTGCCCAGGCCTGGCGTTGGCTGGCCACCCAGAGCGATGACAAAGCCCGCGCCATCTCCGTGGACTTCACCCTCGACCAGCCTGGGTGCCAGCCCCTGCCCAAATCCGCTGCCCACGGCCATTGGAACGTGGCCTGGAACGACAACCCCGACGATGCCAGCGCCGCATTCGTACGCGACCAGGCGAACGCCGAGACCAGTATCGCGGACTACGACATCCATCTGCCCCAGGTCCTCAAGGCTCAATTGGCCCAAGCCCTGGTCGGCAAAGACGGCAATGCCCTGAGCATTCCGGTGGTGGAGGTACCTGCCGGGCAGACCACCGACACCGTCACCCTGTTCCTCTCCGGGGACGGCGGCTGGCGTGACCTGGATCGCGACGTTGCTGGCGAAATGGCCAAGCTCGGCTACCCGGTGGTAGGCATCGATACCTTGCGCTACTACTGGCAACACAAGACGCCGGAGCAAAGCGCCGCCGATCTTTCCGAGCTGATGCAGCACTATCGCCAAAAATGGGGCACCAAGCGTTTCGTGCTCACGGGCTACTCCTTCGGCGCCGATGTGCTCCCCGCGATCTACAACCGCCTGCCGGATGAAGACAAACAACGGATCGACGCCGTGATCCTGCTGGCATTTGCGCGCAGCGGTAGCTTCGAAATCCAGGTCGAGGGCTGGTTGGGCAAGGAGGGCCAGGAAGCACCGACCGGCCCGGAAATGGCCAGGCTGCCGGCGCCCAAGGTCGTATGCGTCTATGGCGTTGAAGAGACGGACGAAAGCGGATGTACCGACAAGACCGCAGTCGGTGAACGCCTGAAACTGCCTGGCGGGCATCACTTCGACGAAAACTATCCGGCCCTGGCCAAGCGCCTGATCAGCGAGATCGAGACACGTCAGGGCAAATCCAACGTGGCCGAGCAAAATTGA
- a CDS encoding FmdB family zinc ribbon protein, with protein MPLYDYQCASCDHRMEVLQKISAAPLTDCPACQAPALKKLLSVPGFRLSGNGWYETDFKTGAKKNLAGGDKAD; from the coding sequence ATGCCCCTTTATGACTATCAATGTGCATCCTGCGATCACCGGATGGAGGTGTTGCAGAAGATCAGCGCCGCGCCACTGACCGACTGCCCGGCGTGCCAGGCCCCCGCGCTGAAGAAGCTATTGTCCGTGCCTGGTTTCCGCCTGAGCGGCAACGGCTGGTACGAGACCGATTTCAAGACCGGGGCGAAGAAGAATCTGGCAGGCGGCGACAAGGCCGACTGA
- a CDS encoding proline--tRNA ligase produces MRTSQYLLATQKETPADAVVISHQLMLRAGMIRKLASGLYTWLPMGLRVMRKVEAVVREEMNAAGALEVLMPSIQPAELWQESGRWEQYGPELLRLKDRHDRDFCVGPTHEEVITDLARNELSSYKQLPLNMYQIQTKFRDEIRPRFGLMRGREFIMKDAYSFHADQASLQETYDRMHQAYTNIFTRLGLDFRPVQADTGSIGGSYSHEFHVLAESGEDDVIFSDSSDYAANIEKAEAIPRETVRPAPTEELRLVDTPDAKTIAQLVENYGLPIEKTVKTLIVRGAEEGKLVALVVRGDHELNEIKAAKLEQVADPLVMATDADLRAAIGAGAGSLGPLNLPLECIIDRSVALMSDFGIGANIDDKHYFGVNWERDLPVPQVADLRNVVEGDPSPDGQGTLVIKRGIEVGHIFQLGTKYSEALKCQVLGESGKPVTLSMGCYGIGVSRVVAAAIEQSYDDKGIIWNDALAPFQIALVPLRYETDAVREATDKLYAELTAAGFEVLLDDRDKKTSPGIKFADMELIGIPHRIVVSDRGLAEGNLEYKHRTEQEAQPLAVNEVLTFLQARIRR; encoded by the coding sequence ATGCGTACCAGTCAATATTTGCTCGCCACCCAGAAAGAAACCCCTGCCGATGCAGTGGTCATCAGCCACCAGCTCATGCTGCGCGCCGGCATGATCCGCAAGCTGGCCTCCGGCCTGTACACCTGGCTGCCGATGGGCCTGCGGGTGATGCGCAAGGTCGAAGCCGTGGTCCGCGAGGAAATGAACGCCGCCGGTGCCCTGGAAGTGCTGATGCCCAGCATCCAGCCCGCCGAGCTGTGGCAGGAGTCCGGTCGCTGGGAACAGTACGGCCCTGAACTGCTGCGCCTGAAGGACCGCCATGACCGCGACTTCTGCGTTGGCCCGACCCACGAAGAGGTCATCACCGACCTGGCACGCAACGAGCTGTCCAGCTATAAACAGCTGCCGCTGAACATGTACCAGATCCAGACCAAGTTCCGTGACGAGATCCGTCCGCGCTTCGGTCTGATGCGTGGCCGCGAGTTCATCATGAAGGACGCCTATTCCTTCCATGCCGACCAGGCTTCCCTGCAGGAAACCTACGACCGCATGCACCAGGCGTACACCAACATCTTCACCCGCCTGGGCCTGGACTTCCGTCCGGTGCAGGCAGACACCGGCTCCATCGGTGGTAGCTATTCCCATGAATTCCACGTTCTGGCCGAGTCCGGCGAAGACGACGTGATCTTCAGCGACAGCTCCGACTACGCCGCCAACATCGAGAAGGCCGAAGCCATCCCGCGCGAAACCGTTCGCCCAGCACCGACCGAGGAGCTGCGCCTGGTCGACACCCCGGATGCCAAGACCATCGCTCAACTGGTCGAGAACTACGGCCTGCCGATCGAAAAGACCGTCAAGACCCTGATCGTGCGTGGCGCCGAGGAAGGCAAGCTGGTCGCCCTGGTGGTCCGTGGCGACCATGAGCTGAACGAAATCAAGGCCGCCAAGCTCGAACAGGTCGCCGACCCGCTGGTCATGGCCACCGACGCCGACCTGCGCGCCGCCATCGGCGCCGGCGCAGGCTCCCTGGGCCCACTGAACCTGCCACTCGAATGCATCATCGACCGCTCGGTCGCCCTGATGAGCGACTTCGGTATCGGCGCCAACATCGACGACAAGCACTACTTCGGCGTCAACTGGGAACGTGACCTGCCAGTCCCTCAGGTCGCCGACCTGCGCAACGTGGTCGAAGGCGACCCGAGCCCGGACGGCCAGGGTACTCTGGTCATCAAGCGCGGCATCGAAGTCGGTCACATCTTCCAGCTCGGCACCAAGTACAGCGAGGCGCTCAAGTGCCAGGTACTGGGCGAGAGCGGCAAGCCGGTGACCCTGTCCATGGGCTGCTACGGCATCGGCGTGTCCCGCGTGGTCGCCGCTGCCATCGAGCAGAGCTATGACGACAAAGGCATCATCTGGAACGACGCCCTGGCGCCTTTCCAGATCGCCTTGGTGCCGCTGCGCTACGAAACCGACGCCGTCCGCGAGGCCACCGACAAGCTGTACGCCGAGCTGACCGCCGCCGGTTTCGAAGTCCTGCTGGACGATCGCGACAAGAAGACCAGCCCTGGCATCAAGTTCGCCGACATGGAGCTGATCGGCATCCCTCACCGCATCGTGGTCAGCGACCGCGGCCTGGCCGAGGGCAACCTGGAATACAAGCACCGCACCGAGCAAGAGGCCCAGCCTCTGGCGGTCAACGAAGTGCTGACTTTCCTGCAAGCCCGCATCCGTCGCTGA
- the dinB gene encoding DNA polymerase IV has protein sequence MPLRKIIHIDCDCFYAAIEMRDDPRLAGRPMAVGGSPEQRGVIATCNYEARAYGVRSAMSSRHALKLCPDLLIVKPRFEAYREASREIHAIFRDYTDLIEPLSLDEAYLDVSDSQWFAGSATRIAEDIRKRVARTLHITVSAGVAPNKFLAKIASDWRKPNGLFVITPDQVEAFVEALPVARLHGVGKVTADKLTRLGIETCLELREWSRLALVKEFGSFGERLWGLARGIDERIVQNDSRRQSVSVENTYDTDLPDLESCLQKLPELLESLNVRIARMDSSYRPDKPFVKVKFHDFSQTTLEQAGAGRDLESYRQLLSQAFARGGKPVRLLGVGVRLRDLRGAHEQLELFPPQ, from the coding sequence ATGCCCTTACGCAAGATCATCCACATCGACTGCGATTGTTTCTACGCCGCGATCGAAATGCGTGACGACCCGCGATTGGCGGGGCGCCCGATGGCTGTGGGCGGGTCGCCGGAGCAGCGCGGGGTGATCGCGACCTGCAATTATGAGGCACGAGCCTATGGCGTGCGTTCGGCCATGTCGTCGCGTCATGCGCTCAAGCTTTGCCCAGACTTATTGATCGTCAAGCCCCGCTTCGAGGCTTACCGCGAGGCCTCGCGGGAAATACACGCCATCTTCCGCGATTACACCGACCTGATCGAACCGCTGTCACTGGACGAAGCCTACCTTGATGTCAGCGACAGCCAATGGTTCGCTGGCAGCGCCACGCGTATTGCCGAAGATATTCGCAAGCGAGTCGCCCGAACGCTGCATATCACCGTCTCGGCTGGCGTGGCGCCTAACAAATTCCTGGCCAAGATTGCCAGCGACTGGCGCAAACCCAATGGTTTGTTCGTGATCACCCCCGATCAGGTGGAGGCGTTCGTCGAAGCGTTGCCGGTCGCGAGGCTGCACGGCGTGGGCAAGGTCACTGCGGATAAGCTGACGCGCCTGGGTATCGAAACGTGTCTGGAGTTGCGTGAATGGTCGCGTTTGGCGCTGGTGAAAGAGTTCGGCAGCTTCGGTGAGCGCTTATGGGGGCTTGCACGGGGTATAGATGAACGGATCGTACAGAATGACAGCCGGCGTCAGTCAGTGAGCGTGGAAAACACCTATGATACTGACCTGCCGGATCTGGAGAGCTGCCTGCAGAAACTGCCCGAGCTGCTCGAGAGCCTGAACGTACGTATTGCCCGCATGGATAGCAGTTACCGGCCAGACAAACCGTTCGTGAAAGTAAAGTTCCATGATTTCAGCCAGACCACCCTGGAGCAGGCGGGTGCTGGTCGTGATCTGGAAAGCTATCGCCAATTACTCAGCCAGGCATTTGCCAGGGGCGGCAAGCCAGTGCGGTTGTTGGGTGTGGGGGTGCGATTGCGTGATCTGCGTGGGGCGCATGAGCAGTTGGAACTCTTCCCGCCGCAGTGA
- a CDS encoding Dps family protein gives MAIDIGISEEDRKSIVDGLSRLLSDTYVLYLKTHNFHWNVTGPSFRTLHLMFEEQYNELALAVDLIAERIRALGFPAPGSYAFYARHSSIKEEEGVPPAEEMIRQLVQGQEAVVRTARSIFPVVDKVSDEPTADLLTQRMQVHEKTAWMLRVLLEEK, from the coding sequence ATGGCAATCGATATCGGTATCAGTGAAGAAGATCGCAAGTCCATCGTCGATGGGCTTTCCCGTCTGTTGTCGGATACCTATGTGCTGTATCTGAAAACCCATAACTTTCACTGGAACGTCACCGGTCCTTCGTTCCGCACCCTGCACTTGATGTTCGAAGAGCAATACAACGAACTGGCCCTGGCGGTCGACTTGATCGCCGAGCGTATTCGTGCGCTGGGTTTCCCTGCGCCGGGGTCCTATGCCTTCTATGCACGTCATTCGTCTATCAAGGAAGAAGAGGGCGTGCCGCCCGCTGAAGAAATGATCCGCCAACTGGTCCAGGGGCAGGAGGCGGTGGTGCGCACGGCGCGCAGCATCTTCCCGGTTGTCGACAAGGTCAGCGATGAGCCGACTGCCGATCTGCTGACCCAGCGCATGCAGGTCCATGAAAAAACCGCCTGGATGCTGCGAGTATTACTCGAAGAAAAGTGA
- a CDS encoding SlyX family protein, with translation MSLELRVIELESRQAFQDDTIQALNDVLVEQGRVIERLQLQMAELIKRYEEVVGQYGGEGEQAPPPHY, from the coding sequence ATGTCGCTGGAATTACGCGTCATCGAACTGGAAAGCCGTCAGGCGTTTCAGGACGACACCATTCAGGCGCTGAACGATGTGCTGGTCGAGCAGGGGCGGGTGATCGAACGCCTGCAGTTGCAGATGGCGGAGCTGATCAAGCGATACGAGGAAGTGGTGGGGCAGTACGGTGGCGAGGGGGAGCAGGCGCCGCCGCCTCATTATTAA